From Prochlorococcus sp. MIT 1223, the proteins below share one genomic window:
- a CDS encoding isoamylase — MSKNYLGNSWPLGSTVTKRGVNFSVAAPEAQKIELLIFSNHKDKEPSQIIRLDKNNQSGDYWHVEVKGLSNGCCYCYRVLETRSISSGSPSNSIYLLDPCSRQIQGWEALRQLNTKQSLKSVVCEREQFNFEDHPRPRHAWNKTTIYELHVGGFTSQIDSGVNPLEKGTFLGLIDKIPYLKDLGVTTIELLPVFAFNPYEAPFGVSNYWGYSPLNWFTPHESYISKSSELSGRDQFRKFVSACHDEQLEVILDVVYNHTAEGNENGPTISWKGFGESVYYHKNKKKGFLDVSGCGNTIAANHPLTRHLILESLRCWAQELGVDGFRFDLGIALSRGESLKPLDNPPIFQEIESDPILSELKLISEPWDCGGLYRLADFPAKRISTWNGHFRDNVRKFWKGDKDCAWELKDHLQGSPNLYKDKENSNKKSINFITAHDGYTLNDLVSFSYKHNLANGENNRDGDNHNNNWNHGIEGPCSDISLTKLRKKQQRNLLSTLLLSQGVPMISMGDEVGRSQGGNNNAWCQNSPLGWMIWDTRSCDKDLSQYLKNLLSIRKSLPGFFSPELGLSDIQQDEETWIEWHGIELGKPDWGSWSHTISYSINIGKSGAAAWIGLNAYSQSMVFELPKPTSKWIKVLDTSEVSKQKLSNNPELNQKDISLENRSMVLMISNDYFQKIKM; from the coding sequence GTGAGCAAAAATTATCTAGGAAATTCTTGGCCGTTAGGCAGCACCGTTACAAAGCGAGGGGTAAATTTTTCTGTAGCAGCTCCAGAAGCTCAGAAAATAGAGCTTCTTATATTTTCCAATCACAAAGATAAAGAACCATCCCAAATTATTCGACTGGATAAAAACAACCAATCAGGAGATTATTGGCACGTTGAAGTAAAAGGATTGTCTAATGGATGCTGCTATTGCTACAGAGTCCTCGAAACTAGATCTATAAGCTCAGGAAGCCCATCTAATAGCATTTATTTGCTTGATCCATGTTCAAGGCAAATCCAAGGCTGGGAAGCTCTCAGGCAGTTAAATACGAAACAATCTTTAAAATCAGTCGTTTGTGAAAGAGAACAATTCAACTTTGAAGATCATCCTCGACCAAGACATGCCTGGAACAAAACAACCATATATGAATTACATGTAGGAGGTTTCACCTCTCAAATTGATTCAGGAGTTAATCCATTAGAGAAAGGAACTTTCCTAGGGTTAATTGACAAAATACCTTACTTAAAAGATCTTGGTGTAACGACTATTGAACTTCTTCCGGTTTTTGCCTTCAACCCTTATGAAGCACCTTTTGGAGTATCCAATTATTGGGGATATAGTCCATTAAATTGGTTTACTCCGCATGAGAGTTATATATCTAAAAGCAGTGAATTAAGCGGAAGAGATCAATTTAGGAAATTTGTATCTGCCTGCCATGATGAACAGTTAGAAGTGATTTTAGATGTTGTTTATAACCATACAGCTGAAGGGAACGAAAATGGTCCCACTATTAGCTGGAAAGGTTTTGGAGAATCTGTTTATTATCATAAAAATAAGAAAAAAGGTTTTTTAGATGTAAGTGGTTGCGGTAATACTATCGCCGCAAATCATCCTCTTACGCGACATTTAATTCTAGAGTCATTACGATGCTGGGCTCAGGAATTAGGAGTTGATGGTTTTCGTTTTGATTTAGGTATTGCCTTAAGCAGGGGGGAAAGTCTTAAACCTCTAGATAACCCTCCAATTTTTCAAGAGATTGAATCTGACCCAATACTTAGCGAACTCAAATTAATAAGTGAGCCATGGGATTGTGGAGGCTTATATCGCTTAGCTGATTTTCCTGCGAAACGAATAAGTACATGGAATGGTCATTTTAGAGATAATGTAAGAAAATTCTGGAAAGGAGATAAAGACTGTGCCTGGGAACTAAAAGATCACCTACAAGGAAGTCCCAATCTTTATAAAGATAAGGAAAATTCAAACAAGAAATCTATCAATTTTATAACTGCACATGATGGTTATACTCTTAATGATTTAGTAAGTTTCAGTTATAAGCATAATTTAGCTAATGGAGAAAATAATCGAGATGGTGATAATCACAATAACAATTGGAATCATGGGATAGAAGGTCCATGCTCTGATATTAGCTTAACTAAATTAAGAAAAAAACAACAAAGAAACTTATTATCAACTTTATTGTTATCACAAGGTGTTCCCATGATTTCCATGGGTGACGAAGTTGGAAGAAGTCAAGGAGGAAACAATAATGCTTGGTGTCAAAATAGTCCTCTTGGATGGATGATTTGGGACACAAGAAGTTGCGATAAAGATTTAAGTCAATATCTAAAAAATCTACTTTCAATTAGAAAAAGTCTCCCTGGTTTTTTCAGCCCTGAATTAGGTCTGTCTGACATTCAGCAAGATGAAGAGACTTGGATTGAATGGCACGGAATCGAATTAGGCAAACCAGATTGGGGGAGCTGGTCACACACTATTAGCTATAGCATCAACATAGGGAAAAGTGGTGCTGCGGCTTGGATAGGACTCAATGCTTACAGCCAATCAATGGTTTTTGAATTGCCAAAACCGACTTCAAAATGGATAAAGGTCTTAGATACATCAGAAGTATCTAAGCAAAAACTTTCAAATAATCCAGAACTAAATCAAAAAGATATTTCTCTTGAAAATAGAAGCATGGTTTTAATGATTTCAAATGATTATTTCCAAAAAATAAAAATGTAA